In the genome of Phytoactinopolyspora mesophila, the window GCCCCGACCTGACCGAACCCCCCGGTGTGGCAAAAACGACCCGCCCCGCACCCGAGGCCGCATGGGCTGATCCGCGCTTCGGCGTCGGCGCACTCTTCCAGCTCCTGCGCGACGGGCGTCCGCGGACACGCGCCCAGTTGGCGGGTGAGACCGGCCTCGCCCGGTCGACCATCACCCAGCGCGTCGACGCGCTACTCGCAGCCAACCTGATCAGCCCTGCGGACAAGGCCGCCTCAAGCGGCGGCCGCCCACCCACGCAGTTCGTGTTCAACCCGGAAGCGCGGATCGTCCTCGCCGCCGACATCGGCGCCACCCATGTCCGTCTCGCCGTCACCGATCTCGCGGGCGCGCTGCTCACCGAGACCGGCGTCGACCTGCCCGTCGCGGCCGGACCCGAGCAGGTCCTGGCCTGGGTGGTCGAGCACGGACGGCAGCTGATCAAAGACACCGGGCGTTCCTCAACCGGTTTGGCCGGTATCGGTGTGGGTCTGCCCGGTCCGGTGGAGCACTCGACCGGACGCCCCGTCAGCCCGCCGATCATGCCCGGCTGGGACGGGTTCGACGTCGCGGGGTTACTCGAAGAACAGCTCGGCACGGTGGCTTTGGTGGACAACGACGTCAACATCATGGCTCTGGGCGAGCATTTCTCTCACTGGCGAGACGCACCCCACCTGATGTTCGTCAAGGTGGCCACCGGCATCGGATGCGGCCTCATCAGCCATGGGCACCTGCATCGCGGCGCACAGGGAGCGGCCGGTGACCTCGGGCACGTTCAGGTTCCACGCCACTCCGAGTCCGACGAGGCGGTGTGGACCGGTTTGGGAGACGATACCCCCTGTCACTGCGGCAACACGGGATGCCTCGAAGCTGTGGCCAGCGGCACGGCCGTGGCCACGGCACTACGCGAGCATGGCTTGGATGCCACGAGCAGCCGCGAGGTCGTCGCTCTGGCCCGCGGTGGTTCGTTCGAGGCGCTTCAGCTGTTGCGGCAGGCCGGGCGCGACATCGGTGGTGTGCTGGCAGCCGCGGTCAGCCTGTTCAATCCGTCGGTGATCGTCGTCGGCGGCTCGCTGTCCCAGGCTGGCGAGCACCTGATCGCAGGTGTCCGGGAAGTCGTCTACCGGCGTTCATTGCCGCTGGCCACGCAGCATCTGCGGATCGTGCAGTCACGGACCGGGGAACGCGCGGGCATCGTCGGAGCCGCGGTCATGGTGATCGATCACGCGCTCTCCCCCGGCCAGATCAACACCTTCGCCAACGCCTGACCTTCTCTCAACAGCCTCGCAAGGCATCGCCGCGTGTTGCGGGGTGGCCCCCGTTCCCGCCCGCCCACCCTCGGTGATCGTCAGGGAAATATGGCCGCGATTCGGTGATCGTCAGTACGTTGTGGTTGCTGAGCAACCGCCACAACGTACTGACGATCACCTCATAGCGACCACAACGTACTGACGATCACCCGGGAGGGAGAGGGGGTACAGGTACAGGTACAGGTACAGGTACAGGTACAGGTACAGGTACAGGTACAGGTGTCGTCAGCCTCTCCGTTGCCGGTCGCCCGCATCCGTTGCCGGGCTAGGCCTCGCGGGCGGGGCTAGGCCTCCCGGTCGGGCTAGGCCGCCCCGTCTTGCGTGCGACCAGGGGCATCCGCCACGGGCACCCGACGCTTGGCCGCCGGGTAACGGATCCGCTCGATCATCTCGGTGAGTTCCGCCGAGGGCGGCGCCGTCAGCTTCGACACCACGATCGCGACGGTGAAGTTCACCAACGCGCCGATCGCGCCGATACCCTCCGGGCTGATATCGAAAATGTGGTCGTTCGCCTGTGTGCCGAACACTTCGAGCGTGTACACCATGTACGTGATGGTCAGCAGCAGACCCGCGATCATGCCCGACGCCGCCCCGGTAGCGTTGCACCGCTTCCAGAAGATGCCGAGTATCAGCGCTGGGAAGAAGCTCGCCGCCGCGAGACCGAAGGCAAAGGCGACCACTTGCGCAACGAACGCCGGCGGGTTCATTCCCGCGATCACGGCGATGCCGACCGCTCCCGCCATGGCGATCCGCCCGACCAGCAGCCGCTCCCGGTCGTTCGCGGTCTTGCGTATCCGGCGGAAGTAGAAGTCGTGCGACACCGACGACGAGATCACCAGCAACAGACCGGCCG includes:
- a CDS encoding ROK family protein, giving the protein MTEPPGVAKTTRPAPEAAWADPRFGVGALFQLLRDGRPRTRAQLAGETGLARSTITQRVDALLAANLISPADKAASSGGRPPTQFVFNPEARIVLAADIGATHVRLAVTDLAGALLTETGVDLPVAAGPEQVLAWVVEHGRQLIKDTGRSSTGLAGIGVGLPGPVEHSTGRPVSPPIMPGWDGFDVAGLLEEQLGTVALVDNDVNIMALGEHFSHWRDAPHLMFVKVATGIGCGLISHGHLHRGAQGAAGDLGHVQVPRHSESDEAVWTGLGDDTPCHCGNTGCLEAVASGTAVATALREHGLDATSSREVVALARGGSFEALQLLRQAGRDIGGVLAAAVSLFNPSVIVVGGSLSQAGEHLIAGVREVVYRRSLPLATQHLRIVQSRTGERAGIVGAAVMVIDHALSPGQINTFANA